In one Pseudomonas sp. Bout1 genomic region, the following are encoded:
- a CDS encoding AGE family epimerase/isomerase, producing MPIAPSSALKPQLTAVLTHFNDLIVPLWQGPGWNADLALPYEALDADHRPLPPQRYRAMACARQLYLFASLIGEPGAAFAEERAAALFRSLQRHFHDAEHGGWFYSIDAHGKPLDKRKDLYTHAFIIFACAHYWAKVREPLVESVLDAALEVVAERFATGDGLYEAVLERSWSSLKSGPLQNPLMHLAEGFLATLAVREDAVTQDALLDLANAMQKRFIDRQHGVMMEKPLGAVDNWFEPGHQFEWFFLLESSDLLRGTPLHTSLNKAFTYAEQQGVDNVTGAVSGMLALDGTVRDGTQRIWAQAEYLRALTLRPASAAVLQRQLLALQQRFLHDKGWNECLDAKGQVSRRDMPSTTPYHLATCYLGLVEYLG from the coding sequence ATGCCCATCGCTCCAAGCTCTGCCCTCAAGCCCCAATTGACCGCCGTGTTGACGCACTTCAACGACCTGATCGTGCCACTCTGGCAAGGCCCGGGTTGGAATGCCGACCTGGCGCTGCCCTATGAGGCACTGGACGCAGACCACCGCCCATTGCCCCCGCAACGCTACCGCGCCATGGCCTGCGCACGGCAGTTGTACCTGTTCGCCAGCCTGATCGGCGAGCCCGGTGCCGCCTTTGCCGAAGAGCGCGCAGCCGCGCTGTTCCGCTCCCTGCAACGGCACTTCCACGACGCCGAGCACGGCGGCTGGTTCTACAGCATCGACGCCCACGGCAAGCCGCTGGATAAACGCAAAGACCTCTACACCCACGCCTTCATCATCTTCGCCTGCGCCCACTATTGGGCCAAAGTGCGCGAGCCGCTGGTGGAGTCGGTGCTCGATGCCGCCCTGGAAGTCGTCGCCGAACGCTTCGCCACCGGCGACGGCCTGTACGAAGCGGTGCTGGAGCGTAGCTGGTCATCCCTCAAGTCCGGCCCTTTGCAGAACCCGTTGATGCACCTGGCCGAGGGCTTCCTCGCCACGCTGGCCGTGCGTGAAGACGCCGTGACGCAAGACGCGCTGCTGGATTTGGCCAACGCCATGCAGAAGCGCTTCATCGACCGCCAGCACGGCGTCATGATGGAAAAGCCGCTGGGCGCTGTGGATAACTGGTTTGAGCCGGGGCACCAGTTCGAATGGTTCTTCCTGCTGGAATCTTCAGACTTGCTGCGCGGCACGCCGCTGCACACATCGCTGAACAAAGCGTTCACCTATGCCGAGCAACAGGGTGTGGATAACGTGACAGGGGCAGTCAGCGGCATGCTGGCCCTGGACGGCACCGTGCGCGATGGCACCCAACGTATCTGGGCCCAGGCCGAATACTTGCGGGCGCTGACCTTGCGGCCCGCCAGTGCAGCCGTGCTGCAACGCCAATTGCTGGCGCTGCAACAGCGCTTCCTGCATGACAAAGGCTGGAACGAATGCCTGGATGCCAAGGGGCAAGTGAGCCGTCGGGACATGCCGTCGACCACCCCTTACCACTTGGCCACGTGCTACCTGGGGTTAGTCGAGTATCTCGGCTGA
- a CDS encoding AsmA family protein produces the protein MTRTRKILAWSCASFVLLVAIVVLVLVFFDWNRVKPPINAKVSEELHRAFAINGNLAVVWRREPDEGGWRAWVPWPHVIAEDLTLGNPDWSKTPQMVTLKRVELRISPLALLAQRVVIPRIDLTEPSAQLQRLADGRANWTFKFDPKDPNAEPSNWVVDIGAIGFDKGHVTLDDQTLKTQLDVVIDLLGKPIPFGEIVGDADAKKALEKGSAPQDYAFGLKVKGQYHGQKLDGTGKIGGLLALQDAAKPFPLQAQARIGDTSIALAGTLTDPMNLGALDLRLKLSGSSLGNLYPLTGVTLPDSPAYSTDGHLIAKLHEANGASFQYENFNGKIGDSDIHGNLGYVASQPRPKLTGALVSNQLLMTDLAPLIGADSNAKQKARGGESKQPATKVLPVEEFRTERWRDMDADVEFTGKRIVHSAELPFTDLYTHLVLNDGQLSLEPLRFGVAGGKLDAQIRLNGRTTPMEGQAKLTARNFKLKQLFPTFEPMKTSFGELNGDADISGRGNSVAALLGTSNGDLKMLINDGAISRGLMEIAGLNVGNYVVGRLFGDKEVKINCAAADFGIKSGLATTRLFVFDTENAIIYIDGTANMASEQLDLTITPESKGFRLFSLRSPLYVNGPFIKPNAGVKAVPLMLRGAGMVALGVIAGPAAGLLALVAPSGDEPNQCAPLLQQMKEGKAPKTVKG, from the coding sequence ATGACGCGCACTCGTAAAATTCTCGCCTGGAGCTGCGCCAGCTTCGTTTTGTTAGTCGCCATTGTGGTGTTGGTCCTGGTGTTCTTTGACTGGAACCGGGTCAAGCCGCCGATCAATGCCAAAGTCTCCGAAGAGCTGCACCGCGCCTTTGCCATCAATGGCAACCTGGCGGTGGTGTGGCGCCGCGAACCCGATGAAGGCGGCTGGCGCGCCTGGGTTCCGTGGCCTCATGTGATTGCCGAAGACCTGACCCTGGGCAACCCCGACTGGTCGAAAACCCCGCAAATGGTCACTCTCAAGCGTGTTGAATTGCGCATCTCGCCCCTGGCGTTGCTGGCCCAGCGCGTGGTGATCCCGCGTATCGACCTCACCGAACCGAGTGCGCAGTTGCAGCGCTTGGCCGATGGCCGCGCCAACTGGACCTTCAAGTTCGACCCCAAGGACCCGAACGCCGAACCGTCCAACTGGGTGGTAGACATCGGCGCCATCGGTTTCGACAAGGGCCACGTGACCCTCGACGACCAAACCCTCAAGACCCAGCTCGACGTGGTCATCGATTTACTCGGCAAGCCGATCCCTTTCGGCGAGATCGTCGGCGACGCCGACGCCAAGAAGGCCCTGGAAAAAGGCTCGGCGCCGCAGGATTACGCGTTCGGTCTCAAGGTCAAAGGCCAGTACCACGGCCAGAAACTCGACGGCACCGGCAAGATCGGTGGCCTGCTGGCGCTGCAGGACGCTGCCAAACCGTTCCCGCTGCAGGCCCAGGCCAGGATTGGCGATACCAGCATCGCGCTGGCCGGCACCCTGACCGACCCGATGAACCTTGGCGCGCTCGACCTGCGCCTCAAGCTCTCCGGCAGCAGCCTGGGCAACCTCTACCCGCTGACCGGCGTGACACTGCCGGATTCGCCAGCCTATTCCACCGATGGTCACCTCATCGCCAAGCTGCATGAGGCCAACGGCGCGTCGTTCCAGTACGAGAACTTCAACGGCAAGATCGGCGACAGCGACATCCACGGCAACCTCGGCTACGTCGCCAGCCAGCCACGGCCCAAACTCACGGGCGCGCTGGTCTCCAACCAACTGTTGATGACTGACCTCGCGCCGCTGATTGGCGCCGACTCCAACGCCAAGCAAAAAGCCCGTGGTGGTGAAAGCAAGCAGCCGGCAACCAAGGTGTTGCCGGTGGAAGAGTTCCGCACTGAGCGCTGGCGCGATATGGATGCCGACGTTGAATTCACCGGCAAGCGCATCGTGCACAGCGCCGAATTGCCGTTTACCGACCTTTACACTCACCTGGTGTTAAACGATGGCCAATTGAGCCTCGAACCCCTGCGTTTCGGCGTGGCGGGCGGCAAGCTCGACGCGCAGATTCGCCTCAACGGGCGCACCACGCCGATGGAAGGCCAGGCGAAACTCACCGCACGCAACTTCAAGCTCAAGCAGCTGTTCCCGACCTTCGAACCGATGAAAACCAGCTTCGGTGAGCTCAATGGGGATGCGGATATCTCCGGGCGCGGCAACTCGGTGGCGGCGCTGTTGGGCACCTCGAATGGCGATCTGAAGATGTTGATCAATGACGGTGCCATCAGCCGTGGCCTGATGGAAATCGCCGGGCTTAACGTGGGCAACTACGTGGTTGGCCGCCTGTTTGGCGACAAGGAAGTGAAGATCAACTGCGCGGCGGCAGACTTCGGCATCAAGTCCGGCCTGGCGACGACTCGCCTGTTTGTGTTCGATACCGAGAACGCCATCATCTATATCGATGGCACGGCGAACATGGCCAGCGAGCAGCTGGACCTGACGATTACGCCGGAGTCCAAGGGCTTCCGTCTGTTTTCCCTGCGTTCGCCGTTGTACGTCAATGGGCCGTTCATCAAGCCCAATGCTGGTGTGAAGGCGGTACCACTGATGTTGCGTGGCGCGGGCATGGTGGCGCTGGGTGTAATTGCCGGCCCGGCGGCGGGCTTGCTGGCGCTGGTGGCACCGAGCGGCGATGAGCCGAACCAATGTGCACCGTTGCTGCAACAGATGAAGGAAGGCAAGGCGCCTAAAACAGTGAAGGGCTAG
- a CDS encoding FMN-dependent NADH-azoreductase, whose amino-acid sequence MKKMLVVHSSPRGERSHSRRLAEVFLAAWQSANPGAQLTRREVGRASIPHVSEAFIAASFHPEPQSMPLSMHADLQLSNELVGELVEHELLVISVPMYNFAIPSGLKAWIDQIVRMGHTVDITQDSQGIAQYQPLLLGKKALIITSRGGSGFGPGGENEAMNHADPHLRTALGFIGIEDVTVIAAEGEEFDPAIFRRSCDAVEGQLRDLATGF is encoded by the coding sequence ATGAAAAAAATGCTTGTGGTTCATTCCAGCCCGCGTGGCGAACGCTCCCATTCCCGGCGCCTGGCCGAGGTGTTTCTCGCCGCGTGGCAAAGCGCCAACCCGGGCGCGCAACTGACCCGCCGCGAAGTCGGCCGTGCGTCGATTCCCCATGTCAGCGAAGCGTTCATTGCCGCCAGCTTCCACCCCGAGCCCCAGTCCATGCCTTTGTCCATGCACGCTGATTTACAGTTGAGCAATGAACTGGTGGGTGAGTTGGTCGAGCACGAACTGCTGGTGATTTCCGTCCCGATGTACAACTTCGCGATTCCCAGCGGGCTCAAGGCCTGGATCGACCAGATCGTACGCATGGGCCACACCGTAGACATCACCCAGGACAGCCAGGGCATTGCCCAGTATCAGCCTTTGTTGTTGGGCAAAAAGGCGCTGATCATCACCAGCCGCGGCGGCAGCGGCTTTGGCCCGGGCGGTGAAAACGAGGCGATGAACCACGCCGATCCGCATCTGCGCACCGCGTTGGGGTTTATCGGTATTGAGGACGTCACGGTGATTGCGGCAGAGGGCGAGGAGTTTGACCCAGCGATATTTCGTCGCTCGTGTGACGCGGTGGAGGGCCAGTTGCGCGATCTGGCAACTGGCTTCTAA
- a CDS encoding ferritin-like domain-containing protein, whose translation MTDSHLSDVATLRDRARKNVENGAVTEGYDADRQEILRLLNESLATELVCVLRYKRHYFMANGVKAHVAAEEFLEHATQEAEHADKLAERIVQLGGEPEFNPDLLSKNSHAQYVAGNTLKEMVYEDLVAERIAVDSYREIIQYIGDKDPTTRRIFEDILAQEEEHADDMADILKDL comes from the coding sequence ATGACTGACTCACATTTGTCTGACGTAGCCACATTGCGTGACCGCGCCCGCAAGAACGTCGAAAACGGTGCCGTGACTGAAGGCTATGACGCCGACCGCCAGGAAATCCTGCGCCTGCTCAACGAATCGCTGGCCACCGAACTGGTGTGCGTGCTGCGCTACAAGCGCCACTATTTCATGGCCAATGGCGTCAAGGCGCATGTCGCTGCCGAGGAATTCCTTGAGCACGCCACCCAGGAAGCCGAACACGCCGACAAGCTGGCCGAGCGCATCGTGCAGCTGGGCGGCGAGCCGGAGTTCAACCCCGACCTGCTGTCGAAGAACTCTCACGCACAATATGTAGCCGGTAACACGCTCAAGGAAATGGTCTACGAAGACTTGGTGGCCGAGCGCATCGCGGTGGACAGCTATCGCGAGATCATCCAGTACATCGGTGACAAAGACCCGACCACACGCCGGATCTTCGAAGACATTCTGGCCCAGGAAGAAGAGCACGCCGATGACATGGCAGACATTCTGAAAGACCTCTAA
- a CDS encoding C40 family peptidase, producing the protein MYKSFFCLLIVSLSLAISSASANFQPPVAFHTSSSIDSVIDRAHALLGTPYRMGGTSVAQGFDCSSFLVYLFKTEANINLPRTTSAMHRSTAATVRREALQPGDAVFFRGNGRGQVSHVGLYIGEGKFIHSPRTGKNVRIDSLANSYWNRNYTTAKRFHSVR; encoded by the coding sequence ATGTACAAGTCATTTTTCTGTTTATTGATTGTCAGCCTTTCGCTGGCTATTTCATCCGCATCCGCCAATTTCCAGCCGCCGGTCGCGTTCCACACCTCATCGTCGATCGACAGCGTGATCGACCGCGCCCACGCACTGTTGGGCACGCCTTACAGAATGGGTGGGACATCGGTAGCCCAAGGCTTCGATTGCAGCAGCTTCCTGGTGTACTTATTCAAGACCGAAGCCAACATTAATCTGCCCCGTACCACGAGCGCGATGCACCGCTCGACAGCCGCCACGGTCCGGCGCGAGGCATTACAGCCCGGTGATGCGGTGTTTTTCAGGGGCAATGGGCGCGGCCAGGTCAGCCACGTCGGTCTCTATATCGGTGAGGGCAAATTCATACACTCGCCGCGCACCGGAAAAAACGTGCGCATCGACTCACTGGCGAACAGCTACTGGAACCGCAACTACACCACCGCCAAGCGTTTCCATAGCGTGCGCTGA
- a CDS encoding urease accessory protein UreF — protein MNPAWALLRLASPQLPIGGYSYSQGLEMAVEQARVNDPTSAGRWISDQLLLNLARFEAPLLLAHCKAAAEQDWPSLAQLCEEHRASRETRELYQESRQMGYSLHQLLNGLPELDETARAFLSTQPEPHLALGWALAARAWQISPDDALAAWLWSWLENQLAVLMKTLPLGQQAAQRLTSELLPLLQKAQQSASQLGPHHCGSAAFGLSLACMAHERQYSRLFRS, from the coding sequence GTGAACCCCGCCTGGGCGCTGTTGCGCCTGGCCAGCCCGCAGTTGCCGATTGGTGGCTACAGCTATTCCCAAGGCCTGGAAATGGCCGTGGAGCAAGCCCGCGTGAACGACCCGACAAGTGCCGGACGCTGGATCAGCGATCAACTGTTGCTCAACCTGGCGCGTTTCGAGGCGCCGCTGTTGCTCGCCCACTGCAAGGCCGCCGCTGAACAAGACTGGCCAAGCCTTGCGCAGTTGTGTGAAGAGCACCGCGCCAGCCGCGAAACCCGCGAGCTGTATCAGGAAAGCCGCCAGATGGGTTATTCCCTGCACCAACTGCTCAATGGTTTGCCAGAACTGGATGAGACCGCGCGGGCATTTCTGTCGACCCAACCTGAACCGCACCTGGCCCTGGGCTGGGCGCTGGCCGCCCGCGCCTGGCAGATCAGCCCCGACGACGCCCTGGCTGCCTGGCTATGGAGTTGGCTGGAAAACCAACTGGCGGTGCTGATGAAGACCCTGCCCCTGGGCCAGCAAGCCGCCCAACGCCTGACCAGTGAACTGCTGCCGCTGCTGCAAAAAGCCCAGCAGAGCGCCAGCCAACTCGGGCCCCATCACTGCGGCAGCGCCGCCTTTGGCCTGTCCCTGGCGTGCATGGCCCATGAGCGCCAGTACAGCCGCCTGTTCCGTTCCTAG
- a CDS encoding cation diffusion facilitator family transporter, whose protein sequence is MSNRGEQSLLKQSTILMFAVAIAGIVTGVVSGAQSILFDGFFSLIATAIKVLMLITAKLIAKKSNERFQFGYWHLEPMVLLIEGSFLLLIAIYAFLNGVFGIINGGRDIELGLVIIYAAVFTVVEFAYFFYVRYRNRTLKSSLIQFDNISWLVDAMLSVGLLVSFLAALLLKSQGYGQWAVYVDPLILILLALSMLAPAFKILRPALRDVLGIVPDQLDGKVREVMDAAQARHGFDDYVSYVQKHGRARFIEIHVVLPVDYPVDNVATLDRLREEISTGLGRPDAARWLTISFTGDRKWIA, encoded by the coding sequence GTGAGTAACCGAGGTGAGCAGTCGCTGCTCAAACAATCGACGATTCTGATGTTCGCGGTAGCGATCGCCGGGATCGTCACGGGTGTGGTGTCGGGCGCCCAATCGATTTTATTCGACGGCTTTTTCTCGCTGATCGCCACCGCCATCAAGGTGCTGATGCTGATCACGGCCAAGCTGATCGCCAAGAAAAGCAACGAGCGTTTCCAGTTCGGCTACTGGCACCTGGAGCCGATGGTGTTGCTGATCGAAGGCAGCTTTTTGCTGTTGATCGCCATCTATGCGTTTCTCAACGGTGTGTTCGGCATTATCAACGGCGGGCGCGATATCGAGTTGGGCCTGGTGATCATCTATGCGGCGGTGTTTACCGTCGTCGAGTTCGCCTACTTCTTCTATGTGCGTTACCGCAATCGCACGCTCAAATCGTCGCTGATCCAGTTCGACAACATCAGTTGGCTGGTGGACGCGATGCTGTCGGTGGGGCTGCTGGTGAGCTTCCTGGCCGCCTTGCTGCTCAAGTCCCAGGGCTATGGGCAATGGGCGGTGTACGTCGACCCGCTGATATTGATTTTGCTGGCGTTGAGCATGCTGGCGCCGGCCTTCAAGATCCTGCGCCCGGCGCTACGCGACGTGCTGGGGATTGTGCCGGACCAACTGGACGGCAAGGTGCGCGAAGTGATGGACGCGGCCCAGGCCAGGCATGGTTTTGACGACTACGTGTCCTATGTGCAGAAGCACGGTCGGGCGCGGTTTATCGAGATTCACGTGGTGCTGCCGGTGGATTACCCGGTGGATAACGTCGCCACCCTGGACAGGTTGCGCGAAGAGATATCCACAGGGCTGGGCAGGCCGGACGCGGCGCGCTGGCTGACGATCAGTTTTACCGGGGATCGTAAATGGATTGCTTGA
- the ureG gene encoding urease accessory protein UreG, whose amino-acid sequence MNTQPLRVGIGGPVGSGKTALTLALCLALRDRYNLAVVTNDIYTREDADFLVRNQALAPERIIGVETGGCPHTAIREDASINLEAVDQLNRRFPGLDLIIVESGGDNLSATFSPELSDLTIYVIDVSAGDKLPRKGGPGICKSDLLVINKIDLAPLVGASLELMNSDTQRMRGGKPFVFSNQKTGVGLEEIVAFIERQGLLTAA is encoded by the coding sequence ATGAACACACAACCCCTGCGCGTCGGCATCGGTGGCCCAGTCGGCTCCGGCAAGACCGCCCTGACCCTCGCCCTGTGCCTGGCCCTGCGCGACCGCTACAACCTGGCGGTGGTCACCAACGATATCTACACCCGCGAAGATGCCGACTTTTTGGTGCGCAACCAGGCCCTGGCGCCCGAGCGCATCATCGGCGTGGAAACCGGCGGCTGCCCGCACACCGCGATTCGCGAAGACGCCTCGATCAACCTCGAAGCCGTGGACCAACTGAACCGGCGCTTTCCCGGCCTGGACCTGATCATCGTGGAGTCCGGCGGCGACAACCTCTCGGCGACCTTCAGCCCGGAGCTGTCAGACCTGACCATCTACGTGATCGATGTGTCGGCCGGCGACAAGCTGCCGCGCAAAGGTGGGCCAGGGATTTGCAAGTCCGACCTGCTGGTGATCAACAAGATCGACCTGGCGCCGCTGGTGGGCGCATCCCTGGAGCTGATGAACAGCGACACCCAGCGCATGCGCGGCGGCAAACCCTTCGTCTTCAGTAATCAGAAAACCGGCGTCGGCCTGGAAGAAATCGTCGCCTTCATCGAACGCCAGGGCTTGCTGACCGCAGCCTGA
- a CDS encoding LysR substrate-binding domain-containing protein: MFASLPLTALRAFESASRLLSFKAAAHELSVTPTAVSHQIRALETWLGVPLFERLPRQVRLTERGERLFHSLHGALLDVAQSVDTLRPQRSAGHLTLSTTPAFAALWLVPRLGRFYAAHPDISLRLDTNCAVVDLQQDASVDLAIRYSIDDYTNLYGLCLFDECFAVYGSPEQVALARERTPTLISVRWHNSQLYALGWQAWCEKAGEDWLQSASPLREYDEEHYALQAAIAGQGLVLASNILVSESINSGLLVPYRPQVSVDGAGYSALCVPGRERHPPVRAFFEWLRDEARLSGHAPQIR; encoded by the coding sequence ATGTTCGCCTCGCTGCCCCTGACCGCCCTGCGCGCCTTTGAATCGGCATCGCGCCTGCTGAGTTTCAAGGCTGCCGCCCACGAGCTGTCGGTGACGCCGACGGCGGTGTCCCACCAGATTCGCGCCCTGGAAACCTGGCTCGGGGTGCCGCTGTTCGAGCGCCTGCCGCGCCAGGTGCGCCTGACGGAGCGCGGCGAGCGCTTGTTCCACAGCCTGCATGGCGCGCTGCTGGACGTGGCACAAAGCGTCGACACCCTGCGCCCGCAACGCAGCGCCGGCCATCTCACGCTGTCCACCACGCCCGCGTTTGCCGCTTTATGGCTGGTGCCGCGACTGGGACGCTTCTACGCTGCCCATCCGGATATCAGCCTGCGCCTGGACACCAACTGCGCCGTCGTGGATTTACAGCAGGACGCCAGTGTCGACCTGGCGATTCGCTACAGCATCGACGACTACACGAACCTGTACGGCTTGTGCCTGTTCGATGAGTGTTTCGCGGTCTATGGCTCCCCCGAGCAGGTCGCCCTGGCACGCGAGCGCACGCCGACCTTGATCAGCGTGCGCTGGCATAACTCCCAGCTCTACGCCCTGGGCTGGCAAGCCTGGTGCGAAAAGGCCGGGGAAGACTGGTTGCAATCCGCCTCGCCACTGCGCGAATACGACGAAGAACACTACGCCCTGCAAGCAGCAATCGCCGGCCAGGGCCTGGTGCTGGCGAGCAATATCCTGGTCTCGGAAAGCATCAACAGCGGCTTGCTGGTGCCTTACCGGCCACAGGTCAGCGTGGACGGCGCCGGCTACAGCGCCCTGTGCGTACCGGGACGTGAACGGCACCCGCCAGTGCGGGCATTTTTTGAATGGCTAAGGGACGAAGCGCGGCTGTCAGGCCACGCCCCTCAAATCCGATAA
- the ureE gene encoding urease accessory protein UreE, whose amino-acid sequence MLVIHRRIAPEPVWAAELLLNFDARSKSRLRCFSAEGEDVGLFLERGQPPLHDGECLQAEDGRVVRVRARPEQLLHVTCPNAFELTRAAYHLGNRHVALQVGDGWLRLLDDYVLKAMLDQLGATTETIEAPFQPEHGAYGGGHHHSRHGDEDFNYPPKLHQFGVRL is encoded by the coding sequence ATGCTGGTGATCCACCGCCGAATCGCCCCCGAACCCGTCTGGGCCGCCGAGTTGCTGCTCAATTTCGACGCGCGCAGCAAAAGCCGCCTGCGTTGTTTCAGTGCCGAGGGAGAAGACGTCGGCCTGTTTCTGGAACGCGGCCAGCCGCCGCTGCACGATGGTGAATGCCTACAGGCCGAAGACGGACGTGTCGTACGCGTGCGGGCGCGCCCTGAACAACTGCTGCACGTCACCTGCCCCAATGCCTTTGAGCTGACCCGCGCCGCCTATCACTTGGGCAACCGCCACGTGGCCTTGCAAGTGGGCGACGGTTGGTTGCGCTTGCTTGATGACTACGTGCTCAAGGCCATGCTTGATCAGTTGGGCGCGACCACTGAAACGATCGAAGCGCCGTTCCAGCCCGAACATGGCGCGTATGGCGGTGGGCATCATCACTCGCGCCACGGCGACGAAGACTTCAACTACCCGCCCAAGCTGCACCAGTTCGGCGTACGCCTGTGA
- a CDS encoding TetR family transcriptional regulator, which produces MLPRAEQKQQTRLALMDAARHLMECGRGFGSLSLREVAKTAGIVPTGFYRHFADMDQLGLVLVSEVGQTFRATIRLVRHNEFVMGGIIDASVRIFLDVVAANRSQFLFLAREQYGGSLAVRQAIGALREDIASDLAADLTLMPKLQHLDADGLHVMADLIVKSVFATLPDIIDPPAAALPAHLTPQAKITQQLRFIFIGLKHWQGLGSTE; this is translated from the coding sequence ATGCTGCCCCGCGCCGAACAGAAGCAACAGACCCGACTCGCCCTGATGGACGCAGCCCGCCATCTGATGGAGTGTGGCCGTGGGTTCGGCAGCCTGAGCCTGCGTGAAGTGGCCAAGACCGCCGGCATCGTGCCCACCGGTTTCTACCGTCACTTTGCCGATATGGATCAGCTGGGCCTGGTTTTGGTCAGTGAAGTCGGCCAGACCTTTCGGGCAACGATTCGCCTGGTGCGCCACAATGAATTTGTGATGGGCGGCATCATTGACGCCTCGGTACGCATTTTCCTCGACGTGGTCGCCGCCAACCGCTCGCAATTCCTGTTTCTGGCCCGTGAGCAATACGGTGGCAGCCTGGCGGTTCGCCAAGCGATTGGCGCCCTGCGTGAAGACATCGCCAGCGACCTGGCCGCCGACCTGACCCTGATGCCCAAGCTCCAGCACCTGGATGCCGACGGCTTGCACGTGATGGCCGACCTGATCGTCAAGAGCGTGTTTGCCACCCTGCCCGACATCATCGACCCGCCCGCCGCAGCGTTGCCTGCGCACCTCACACCTCAAGCGAAAATCACCCAGCAACTGCGCTTTATCTTTATCGGCCTCAAGCACTGGCAAGGCCTGGGCAGCACCGAATAA
- a CDS encoding SDR family oxidoreductase translates to MSNTLFITGATSGFGEACARLFAEAGWKLVLTGRRAERLNALCAELSKQTEVHGLVVDVRDRKAMEEAIANLPPSFATLRGLINNAGLAVGTDPAPKCSLDDWETMVDTNIKGLLTTTSLLLPRLIAHGRGAGIINLGSIAGSYPYPGSHVYGGTKAFVKQFSLNLRCDLQGTGVRVTNIEPGLCESEFSLVRFAGDQARYDATYAGAEPIQPQDIADTIFWVLNTPAHVNINRLELMPVSQTWAGFAIERGAKA, encoded by the coding sequence ATGTCCAATACGCTGTTTATTACTGGCGCGACCTCGGGTTTTGGCGAAGCCTGTGCCCGGCTTTTTGCCGAAGCCGGCTGGAAACTGGTGCTCACCGGCCGCCGCGCAGAGCGTCTGAACGCCCTGTGCGCCGAGCTTTCCAAGCAGACCGAAGTGCACGGCCTGGTGGTGGACGTGCGTGACCGCAAGGCCATGGAGGAGGCGATTGCCAACTTGCCGCCGTCCTTCGCCACGCTGCGCGGGCTGATCAACAACGCCGGCCTGGCGGTGGGCACCGACCCGGCGCCCAAGTGCAGCCTCGACGATTGGGAAACCATGGTCGACACCAACATCAAGGGCCTGCTGACCACCACCAGCCTGCTGTTGCCGCGCCTGATCGCCCATGGCCGTGGTGCCGGCATCATCAACCTCGGCTCCATCGCCGGCAGCTACCCGTACCCGGGCAGCCACGTGTATGGCGGCACCAAGGCCTTCGTCAAACAGTTCTCGCTGAACCTGCGGTGTGATTTGCAGGGCACTGGCGTACGGGTGACCAACATCGAGCCGGGGCTGTGTGAAAGCGAGTTCTCGCTGGTACGGTTTGCCGGTGACCAGGCGCGTTATGACGCGACTTATGCCGGTGCCGAGCCGATCCAGCCGCAAGACATCGCAGACACGATCTTCTGGGTGCTCAACACACCGGCCCACGTGAACATCAACCGCCTGGAGCTGATGCCAGTGAGCCAGACCTGGGCCGGGTTTGCGATTGAGCGCGGCGCCAAGGCTTAA
- a CDS encoding HupE/UreJ family protein: MRLNTLLAAAALLLTPALAFAHPGHGDNGLVAGISHPLGGIDHLLAMVAVGLWAAQQKGAARWALPCTFVGTLLIGGMLGFEGLELPALESAIAASVLALGLAVALAVRPPLFVAVAATALFALFHGVAHGLELPDMSNPWAYAAGFVGATAVLHAAGYAVVRFLPAAAAPLVRVAGAASAATGVWLLAA, from the coding sequence ATGCGCCTCAATACACTTCTCGCCGCCGCAGCATTGCTGCTCACCCCCGCCCTCGCCTTCGCCCACCCCGGCCATGGCGACAACGGCCTGGTGGCCGGCATCAGTCACCCGTTGGGCGGCATCGACCACTTGCTGGCGATGGTTGCCGTGGGCCTGTGGGCCGCACAACAAAAAGGCGCGGCGCGCTGGGCGCTGCCGTGCACGTTTGTCGGCACCCTGCTGATCGGCGGGATGCTGGGCTTTGAAGGGCTGGAATTGCCGGCGCTGGAAAGCGCGATTGCCGCGTCGGTGCTGGCGCTGGGCCTGGCGGTGGCGCTGGCGGTGCGCCCGCCGTTGTTCGTGGCGGTAGCGGCGACGGCGCTGTTTGCGCTGTTCCATGGCGTGGCGCATGGTTTGGAGCTGCCGGACATGTCCAACCCTTGGGCGTATGCCGCAGGGTTTGTGGGTGCGACGGCGGTCTTGCATGCGGCCGGTTATGCCGTGGTGCGCTTCCTGCCGGCGGCGGCTGCGCCGTTGGTGCGGGTTGCTGGCGCGGCCTCGGCGGCGACCGGAGTTTGGTTGCTCGCTGCCTGA